From the Maridesulfovibrio zosterae DSM 11974 genome, the window AGAAACTCTCAAGTCCATGACTGACAAAACCGGAATACGTATACTTTATCTGCCTGCCAGCAAGCTTTTTAAAATCAAAGTTGATTTTGATATGACAGATGACAAGGAGAAAAAATAATGACTGCCAAGGAAACGATCATTTCCCCATCACTTCTTTCATGCGATTTCAGCCGTCTTGCTGACGAACTGAAAGCCCTTGAAGAAGCTGGACTCAAATGGGCACACCTTGATGTAATGGACGGTAGATTCGTCCCTAACATCACATTCGGCCCTCCGGTCATCAAGTCAATGCGTAAAGAGTGCAATCTCTTCTTCGACTGCCATCTCATGATTGAGCAGCCCGAACGCTACATTGATGAATTTGCTGATGCAGGGGCAGATCTGATCTGCATTCACGCTGAGTCCACCAATCATCTCGAAAGAGCTGTTGCCGCCATTGCAGATAGAGGCGTTAAACCAGCTATTGCCCTCAATCCGGCAACACCTCTGGAATCAATCAAATATCTGATTCCCCAGCTCTACATGGTGCTGATTATGTCTGTTAACCCCGGTTTCGGCGGACAGAAATATATCCCCTTCTGTAGTCAGAAGGTTAGTGATCTCAAAGCCATGATTACTGAGCAAGGTGCTGACACACTTATACAGCTTGATGGCGGAGTAACTATGGACAACTGTCGTGAACTCGTTGAAGCAGGGGCAGATGTTCTTGTTTCAGGTTCAGCCTTCTTTAAGTATCCACCTTACGCAGAACGTCATAAAATGTTTTTAAAGACCTGCGCAGGTTAGCTATCGCCTCCAACTTATTTAACACTATCAAAAACTTTTTACAGTTTAGGTAAGCTGTTATTTTCAAAGCTGGAAAATGATTTTAAAAAGGGCAGGCTGTATTTTTATACAGCCTGCCCTTTTTACTGGAGCAAAAAAAAAGAAAAGCCCTGACCTTTTAAAGGCAGGGCTGAAAAGAACAGATCAACTGTTACAGAATGAAGAGTACCATCTGAATCAGACCGATAATAAATCCGAGCACACCACCAATAACTTCGATGAATTTGAATTCTTTTTTCATTATACTGAACAGGATTCCTTCAAGCTGTTCCATGGAAAAACATTCAACTTTGTCCTGAACCAGACATTTGAAATCAAGAGAACATTCAAGTTGTGAAGATGTGGTTTCAATAAGTTTAGGCAGCATTTCATCAAGCTCTTTAGAAAGCATCCCCTTAACAGTCTTCATAGTTTCATCATTAAGAAACATGCCTACCATAGGATGCAAAGAAACCAGTTTCTCCCTGAAAAAAACATCCAGATATTCAAGAACAACATCTTTATGTTTATCCAAAAAGCCTGGGTCATTGATTACATCTTTGATATCAGCGTGTGAAATCAACTCTCTTTCAATCATCTCACCCAAACGCAGTGCTAGCTCTTTCTGACGTTTAGGAAAAATCCCCTGAATTGTAAAAGGCCCCACTTTAATAGCTTTATGTGGATGAAAAAGCATTTTCACGGCCAGATAGTTAGTGAACCATCCAATCAGTCCACAAATTATTGGTGAAAGAAGAAGCTTCATTGTAATCATCTATCAATATCCCCTCATTAACTCTTTATTATTATGACATATGTAAAGTGCGGACACATACTTGTCCAAAAAAACAAAAAGAGCAAGTTAATACAGTGCAATCCATAAATCATATTTATGAATTTGCAATGCACCACAGCCTATACTCCCAATAAGTGACATATTTCTTGATTATCTTGCAAATAAGTGTAATGTCTATCACCCAGTAGGGGTGGTGTTTAATATGGGAGGGTCCTTTGAAAAATCTATCTGATATGACTGATTTTCACGCTGAGTATGACAAGCTGAAAAAGACATACGGAGAACTGCAACAAAAAGTATTCGAGAAATGTCCTGAGTGTGGACAGACTCGATTTAAAAGTCTTTTTGAACATGCTGCTTCTGCTATTGCTGTACTTGACAAAAATGGCTCTACTCTTTTTACCAATTCAGCTTTTCATGAAATAACCGGATACGATCAGAATGAAATATACGGCTATCCCCTCCACAAGCTTCTTGTTCCTGAAAATGATATACATGAACAGGAATACATAAAAAAACTTTTTTGCACTCCTGAAGAGAAAGCCAATCTTAATATTTGCGTTCTTGATAAGGACAAAAATTACCGCTTTGTAGATATGACCGTTGCAAACGTTAAGGGAGAAAACTCAGATCCCTGCAGCTGCATATGTATATTTAGAGATATAACTAGCGATAAAGAGCATGAATTGCGCCGTGAAGAATTAATGGAAGAACTCATGGAAGCAAAAGAAATGCAGGAAGACAATGCTGCACAGTTAGCTTTACTGCTCCATGAACTAGATGAAAAGAATCTGGAACTGGAAAAAGAAATTGCTGAAAGAAAAAAAGCTGAAGAGAAACTCAAAGAAAGTGAAGAAAGATTCAAAAACTTGAGTATAACCGACCAGCTTACAGGACTTTTCAACCGCCGGCATATGGTTGAAGTTGCTACCAGGGAAGTTAACGCTTGTACAAAAGTTGAGCGGGCACTGAGTATCATTCTTATGGATATTGACGATTTTAAGCATTTTAACGATACCTACGGACATGCGGCTGGAGATGTCGTTCTTGAAAGTATAGGCCGCACCATACGAGAAAATATCCGGTATACTGACAGGGCATTTCGTTATGGCGGCGAAGAATTCTTAGTCATCCTCCCCGGTACAGAAGGATCTAAGGCAGCTCTGGTGGCTGAAAATATACGTAAGGCTGTCGCTGCTGAAAAATATTATCCATTTGATGGTAAACCTGTACAGAAAACCATGAGTTTCGGCGTATCTCAATACAAGCAGGGAGAACCGCTTGAAGATGTCTTAAAAAGAGCTGATGACAACATGTATAAATCTAAAATAAGAGGAAAAAACAAAGTTTATTTTTCCTGCGAAACAGGTGACAGCTCTTTCTTATAAACGCTCTTTTGTACAACTGTAGCCAGATCTGATTCGAGTTCAGTAAAAATTTCTTTGACACCTTTGTTCATTGCCTGAATCAGTGCGTCTGGACTGCTTCCTTTCATTGGTATATTTTTCTCAAAATTACGTGAATAGATAATAGGTAGATCAGGATTGCTGTTATCCAGCAAAAAGAACTGCATATTGACTACTGCCACAGGTTTTGAACCGGTATAATCCCCATAAATAGAGTTGACCACACCCTCCAGCAACAGATCCCCGGTCCCCATACTTGAAGGTGCAAGCACGTTAGCAAACATTGTGCTATCCCCCATCCAGAGGCGCAATTCCTGCGTGAGAAGTGAAGCAGGGGGAATAAAAAAGGAATTATAATAATCAGACTCAAATGTATTTTCAGCCACTTTATAGACCAGATCACGCTCCTCGTAACGAGGAGAAACTTTCACCCGACGCACAACCAGATTATTCTTTGATTTAACTGAAGAACCACCGGATTTATCCCGCTTAACATCAAGCGCAAAATACTTGCGATCAAGCGAAGGACGCTCAAGACTTACACAGGCTGATACACCCATCATGGCCAGAACAATAACACAGACAATGCTGCTGCCGATAATTTTATTTTTAACAAAACTTTTATTTCTCATATTCATCTCCATTATTTAACCTGCCCTTTTTTCGGAGGATCTCCAAAAAGAACACCTGATGGATATTGTCTGGCTTCACTGCTCAGCTCCCGCAGATTTTCAACCAGCCTGCGCACGTTATCAAGTATGGCATCGATATTTCCCTGCTGTCCGGCTACGGTCATATTCACTCTTGACAATGTCCCTTCAAACCGCACAGCTGCTGCTTTAATTTTATCAGAAGCATCACTTATATTATTAAGTGTTTTTGAAAGATTAGCCATGGTTTGTTTGGTTTCGGTACTGTTCATATAACTTTCAACATTACCGGTAACATTCCTGGCACTGGCCGAAGCTTTACGAATATCTTTCATTGCTGCAATGATATCTCCGGAAGATGAATCCATAACTTTACGCAGATTATGTGCGGCAGCTGAAACATCAGGCATAAGACTATCAACTTCCGGAGCCGCCAACAGTTGATTTACACGAACCATAAATTTTTCAGCCTGGGTAAGGGTTCCAGTCAACTTTTTGCTGATTTCACCCGTATCTGAATTCTTTAAAAAATTATCCATACTTTTTGCTACAGAGCGCACATCTTCTATAGCTTCAGCAATTTTAGCCTGATTAATATCTTCAAGAGTTTCACTGATAGATGCGACCGCACCCTCAACTCGGCTCATCATTGACGGTGCTGAAGGAACATAAAGATTCTTTGGTTTCCACGTAATTTTAAGAGGAGGGTTTTTTTCAGGGTCCACATAATCAATTTCAAGAAAAAGCTGCCCGGTCAGCCCGAGTGAAACTGTGCGTGCCCGCAAACCGCGCTCAACTTCTTTATTTAGATAACGCATTACGTCTTTAACTTCTTTAGTCTTAAACATATCATGGTTAAGATCACCTAAAACATAAACATACCTGAGAGCGCTCTCCTCCATGGTCACATATTCATCAGTAACAAAACCGATCTTACTGACAGAACCAATTTTTACACCGCGAAATTTAATGGGAGACCCGACTTCAAGGCCGTTAATAGACTCATTTAAATAAGTCTCCATTTTTATAGAATTCTCAAATATTTTACCTGCACCAAGAATGGCAAGTGAAGCCACAAACAGCAGCATACCGATTATTATAAAAAGACCAAGTCTGAATGGATTGGTTTTACGGCTCATATATTCTCCGTCACAAATGAGGATTTTTTAGTCTTGTCTACAAACTCTCTATGAAAAAAACTATGCACAATGGGATGATCAGATTCATCACGCAGAACACGGGGATCACCTTCAGCGATTATTCCTTTAGTTCCTTTATCCAGCATGATTATCCGGTCCGCTATGGAAAAAATGGATTGCAATTCATGAGTGACAATAACAAACGTCACTCCTAGGGAGCGAGACAGACTACGGATTAATTCATCAAGCTCAGCTGATGTTACCGGATCCAATCCGGCTGAAGGTTCATCAAGAAAAAGAATTTTAGGATCGAGAGCCATAGCCCTTGCAATTGCTCCGCGTTTAAGCATACCGCCTGAAAGCTCTGACGGCATTTTGTCCGCCGAAGTTTCAAGACCGACAAGAGAAAGTTTCATACGCGCAGTGTAATCCATGGCTTCTCTGGGCATAGATGTAAATTCTTCCAGCGGCAGCCGTACATTCTCCAGCAGTGTCATGGAGCCGAACAGAGCACCCATCTGATACATAACTCCGATCCGGCGTAAAATTGCGAGCCTTTCTTCTCCATATGCAGAACCGATATCGTCACCATCAATTAGTATTTCACCATTGGCAGGAGGATAAAGTCCGATCATGTGTTTAAGCACGGTACTCTTTCCGCAACCGGACCCACCCAGAATAATAAATATTTCACCCTGCTGCACACCGAATGAGATATTATCGATAATGACAGAATCTCCGTATGCACAGGTCAGATTCTGCACGCTGATGATATTTTCAGAAGTGCGATTCAATTTAAATACCTGCAAGAAAAAAGATTACTGCAAAAATGCCATCAAAAACAGCAATGAGAATAATACCGCTGACAACAGCGCTTGTTGCTGAATCCCCGACAGCACTGGCTCCGGATTGAGTTACAAGACCACGCTGACAACCTATTCCGGCCACAAGAAAACTGAAAACAACGGCCTTGATCATTCCGCCTGAAAAATCCATCCACTGCACGTTCTGAAAAACCCGTCCGCAATAAGTTGCCAACGGATATCCCATGGAAAGCATTACAAGTGCGCCTCCCACAAGTGACATGAAGTTAAAGAAAAGAGTCAGCAGCGGAGTAACAAAAACAGTAGCTAAGATTCTGGGCAGCACAAGAAAATTTACCGGATTAAGGCCCATTGTACTTAAAGCATCAAGTTCCTCATTAACCTTCATGGTTCCGATCTCGGCAGCAAAAGCCGAACCGGTACGGCCAGCAAGAAGGATTGCGGTAACCATAGGCCCAAGTTCGCGAAACATCACCAGCCCGAGCATGTTGGGTACATAAATTTCCGCCCCGAATCGCATTAACGAAACAGCGGATTGAAATGACATGATGAGTCCCATCAAAAACCCGATAAGCAAAATGATAGGCAGACCGTCCGCACCTACTTTCTCGCAGGTAAGCCAGAAATCAGGCCAGCGCAGACGGTTACGAAGAGTGGCCGTCCCAATAGCTGCAAGTACGCAATTTCCTGAAAATTCGATCTGCTGATGCATGTCTTTTAAAATATGCTGACCAGAAATACCTATTGAAGTAATCCAGCCTCTGATGCCTTTCTCCTCAGTCTGCTTTTTTTCAGGAGGAGCGGCTTTTGCAACATCAAAGAGTTCCAGAAATTTAGAAAACTCCGGTTTAAGTCCATTAACATTCAGCTTTTTTCTACGGTCTCGGCATAAGACATCCATCATCATAAATAATGATGCCCCGCCACCATCCATGTAATTTACTCCGGAACAATCCACATCAGTACTCCCGGCAGACACAGCAGCACGAGCTTTATCCCAGACTTCGCCTGCTCCTTCAGCATCAAGCCTACCGATAAGTTTCAATGTCGATCCAGATGTTTCAAGCTTAATTAAACCGGATTGCATATATCCTTCATCCTTAAATATTTCAATTTACCATCATTATTTAGCAGGAGACTAGCGTAAAGGAAAGTCTGAAGTTAATAAATAGATTGATAAACAGGATATGATTTTATCCATTAAATTATTATATAAGTTTACAGGAAAAATTAAAAAGCCGCAGCACCCAGGGGCGCTGCGGCTATATTCACAATATTTTTAAATCCGAACAACCAGACTTTGCTTAAAGTTTTTTAAGTCATCCAGCTATCTATCAACTTCAAATGCTAACTATAAAATCCAGTCATCATCATCAGAGATAGGTGCAAATCCGCGACGCATGGTATTCTCACAAACAAGGCGAGGATCCATGAACTGAAGCAGATAGTCAGGGCCGCCTGATTTGGAACCTACACCGGACATTTTAAATCCGCCGAAGGAGTGTCTTTCTACCAAAGCGCCAACACTTGGTTTGTTAAGATAGAGGTTACCTACGCGGAATTCACGGGTAGCCAGATCAAGATGTTTAGGGCTTCTGGAATAAACAGCTCCGGTAAGTGCAAACTTAGTGGAGTTGGCAATTTCTATTGCTTCTTCAAAATCCTTGGCGCGCATAACTGAAAGAACAGGTCCGAAAACCTCTTCCTGAGCAATGCGATGTTCTTTGGTGATACCTTCTACAATCAGCATAGGAGTATAGCATCCGCCCTTATCGAGATATTCGGCAGGAGCTTCATGCTTAACAAGTACTTTGCCTTCTTTTTCAGCAATTTCGCAGTACTCAAGCACATTTTTCTGTGCAGCCTTATCGACAACTGGTCCCATGTAATTTGAAGGATCTTCAGCAGGTCCAAGCTTTACGGAATTGGCTGCCTCTTTCAAACGATGAGTAAAACGGTCATATATGGAATCAACAACAATCACCCGGGAACAGGCAGAGCATTTCTGGCCCTGAAAACCGAATGCAGCATAAAGGACACCGAGCACTGCTTCATCGAGGTCTGCATCATCATCAATGATAATACCGTTTTTGCCGCCCATTTCAGCAATAACTCTTTTGCAATGCTCCTGACCTGGATGAACCTTTGCAGCTCTTTCCTGAATGCGCAGTCCTACTTCCATTGATCCGGTAAACGCAATTACTGAAATATCAGGATGGTCAACAAGATGGTCACCCATAACTGAACCGCGACCGGGTATGTAGTTGAAAACGCCGTCCGGTAATCCGGCAGCCTTGAACATTTCAACCAGACCATAGCCGACTACGGAAGAGATTCC encodes:
- a CDS encoding DUF445 domain-containing protein, whose amino-acid sequence is MITMKLLLSPIICGLIGWFTNYLAVKMLFHPHKAIKVGPFTIQGIFPKRQKELALRLGEMIERELISHADIKDVINDPGFLDKHKDVVLEYLDVFFREKLVSLHPMVGMFLNDETMKTVKGMLSKELDEMLPKLIETTSSQLECSLDFKCLVQDKVECFSMEQLEGILFSIMKKEFKFIEVIGGVLGFIIGLIQMVLFIL
- a CDS encoding sensor domain-containing diguanylate cyclase, which produces MKNLSDMTDFHAEYDKLKKTYGELQQKVFEKCPECGQTRFKSLFEHAASAIAVLDKNGSTLFTNSAFHEITGYDQNEIYGYPLHKLLVPENDIHEQEYIKKLFCTPEEKANLNICVLDKDKNYRFVDMTVANVKGENSDPCSCICIFRDITSDKEHELRREELMEELMEAKEMQEDNAAQLALLLHELDEKNLELEKEIAERKKAEEKLKESEERFKNLSITDQLTGLFNRRHMVEVATREVNACTKVERALSIILMDIDDFKHFNDTYGHAAGDVVLESIGRTIRENIRYTDRAFRYGGEEFLVILPGTEGSKAALVAENIRKAVAAEKYYPFDGKPVQKTMSFGVSQYKQGEPLEDVLKRADDNMYKSKIRGKNKVYFSCETGDSSFL
- a CDS encoding ABC transporter ATP-binding protein: MNRTSENIISVQNLTCAYGDSVIIDNISFGVQQGEIFIILGGSGCGKSTVLKHMIGLYPPANGEILIDGDDIGSAYGEERLAILRRIGVMYQMGALFGSMTLLENVRLPLEEFTSMPREAMDYTARMKLSLVGLETSADKMPSELSGGMLKRGAIARAMALDPKILFLDEPSAGLDPVTSAELDELIRSLSRSLGVTFVIVTHELQSIFSIADRIIMLDKGTKGIIAEGDPRVLRDESDHPIVHSFFHREFVDKTKKSSFVTENI
- a CDS encoding ABC-type transport auxiliary lipoprotein family protein, which produces MRNKSFVKNKIIGSSIVCVIVLAMMGVSACVSLERPSLDRKYFALDVKRDKSGGSSVKSKNNLVVRRVKVSPRYEERDLVYKVAENTFESDYYNSFFIPPASLLTQELRLWMGDSTMFANVLAPSSMGTGDLLLEGVVNSIYGDYTGSKPVAVVNMQFFLLDNSNPDLPIIYSRNFEKNIPMKGSSPDALIQAMNKGVKEIFTELESDLATVVQKSVYKKELSPVSQEK
- a CDS encoding MlaD family protein; the encoded protein is MSRKTNPFRLGLFIIIGMLLFVASLAILGAGKIFENSIKMETYLNESINGLEVGSPIKFRGVKIGSVSKIGFVTDEYVTMEESALRYVYVLGDLNHDMFKTKEVKDVMRYLNKEVERGLRARTVSLGLTGQLFLEIDYVDPEKNPPLKITWKPKNLYVPSAPSMMSRVEGAVASISETLEDINQAKIAEAIEDVRSVAKSMDNFLKNSDTGEISKKLTGTLTQAEKFMVRVNQLLAAPEVDSLMPDVSAAAHNLRKVMDSSSGDIIAAMKDIRKASASARNVTGNVESYMNSTETKQTMANLSKTLNNISDASDKIKAAAVRFEGTLSRVNMTVAGQQGNIDAILDNVRRLVENLRELSSEARQYPSGVLFGDPPKKGQVK
- the rpe gene encoding ribulose-phosphate 3-epimerase, yielding MTAKETIISPSLLSCDFSRLADELKALEEAGLKWAHLDVMDGRFVPNITFGPPVIKSMRKECNLFFDCHLMIEQPERYIDEFADAGADLICIHAESTNHLERAVAAIADRGVKPAIALNPATPLESIKYLIPQLYMVLIMSVNPGFGGQKYIPFCSQKVSDLKAMITEQGADTLIQLDGGVTMDNCRELVEAGADVLVSGSAFFKYPPYAERHKMFLKTCAG
- a CDS encoding ABC transporter permease: MQSGLIKLETSGSTLKLIGRLDAEGAGEVWDKARAAVSAGSTDVDCSGVNYMDGGGASLFMMMDVLCRDRRKKLNVNGLKPEFSKFLELFDVAKAAPPEKKQTEEKGIRGWITSIGISGQHILKDMHQQIEFSGNCVLAAIGTATLRNRLRWPDFWLTCEKVGADGLPIILLIGFLMGLIMSFQSAVSLMRFGAEIYVPNMLGLVMFRELGPMVTAILLAGRTGSAFAAEIGTMKVNEELDALSTMGLNPVNFLVLPRILATVFVTPLLTLFFNFMSLVGGALVMLSMGYPLATYCGRVFQNVQWMDFSGGMIKAVVFSFLVAGIGCQRGLVTQSGASAVGDSATSAVVSGIILIAVFDGIFAVIFFLAGI